The DNA segment acagtttttacgtatgatttttccctttttgagaagtttcaatttgaaaattcgtgGGAACCCCATCTAGATCAGagtcttttttaaaaataaaatgtatatttgtGTTTTGATGATGTTTTCAAAAGTGAGTCCAGAAGCTCATAAAGTCTCGTATAGTAAGGGGATCCGCTTACtttgtttattcattttatGACGTGGGATCAACTttttaatattgctatttatagttttatcttttatactttaaaatttataaccCGATATCTTCCAAACCTGTTACATCTGCATCTTCCATACCAAAAATGACGTATAATTCTTTAAGTAACTTCCATCCATTAGTTTAATGTAGAGAGTAAACTTTAATTTGCGGCTAGTTTGATAAACATACGAACAGATCTGCGAGTCACGATGTATCGTCTTAGTGTGTAAGCTGAAAGAGGGAAGAAGGGTGTTGACTGCTGTGAAGAAAAAGTGCAAcgttaaagaaataataataaaaaataaaaataagaaacgagATAGGTGAAAAAGAAAGGATAGTGAAGACTGAAAATGGTTGTACACGGACTCAGGGAACAGAGAGACACAACCAAGGACATAAATtctctaaaaagaaaaagaaaaaaaaaacgattatGAAAAGGATGAGAGCGTTCCACGTGGATGGAGAAACGCATGCTTCTACCAAAGACGACCGAAGTAAAATCGCTCTGCAAAGACCAAAAAAAGTCAAGGAAAAGTCataaaaaaatcaacaaaagatataaagaagaatagaaaaaacTTAATCTTTTCGAAATATCGTGAGGCGTGTAAATTTTTGCTGAATCGTGTGTGATTTTCCAGGCgttaaacatataaataaaagaagataaagatgaaaaagagggaaagaaagaattatttaaataagaaatgcatagatatataaagaatattatatatattatatatatttaatataagacTATATTCTAGAAGatcatatttctttaataagaGGATATTTCTATTTAGGGATCATACGAGTCATTATTGAGTCCTTAATAAGTTGCAATCAGTTGAATCGTGTCGAGGAGAAAAACTGATTTTTTCTAGATACATATATCACTGTTAtgttattaaaagtaattaacaGAAAGAGATGGAAGGTgaggaagataaaaaataaaaaaagcagaaaatttgtaaaaatatgtatatttgtacaGGGCGTCGAAAGAGTCTAGTGCACATTATTTTTGGTAATTCGAAATTGATCGAATCATCCATGTCAATATGTTCACGTTCGTTAGGTATACGTTACGATGTTCCTTGAAATAACAACTCATggcatttttatttcgtttgaacGACGGCTTGTACACGCATAGTAgagtttgtttgtttcttttttttttatgtatatgtattatattatgattTTCCGTGAGAGAAAGACCGAGAGAGTATTCTTCGGCGACATGTGTTCTATTGTTCGTAGTTTCGATCGGGACTTTTCCCCTGTCCATAGATAAAATTGTGCGATAGACTTTTCAGACatcctatatacatatattatatataattatagctTCTATTATACGATAAAGAGTGCTGTTCTGCTATTATAAGTACGTAAGAGAGACAAGGTACCTTTGTTACTACTGGTTGTTAAATAtatcataacataatatttatttacataacgAATTTTTTACTCGCTTCATATATCCCAGATTTTACGGCGAAGATAAACGCGGTTAAACGCGTTTTtaagtatattattttatttcactcaTTTCAATGGTTTTTGGAAATTTTGGTACtgtttatttcattatatttaatcTTGGAACAGTTTTCTTACTTCTGcgttcttgtatttttatttatttttttaagaaaattaaattataccttGTGTTGTAAATACTTGAGTCCTTTGGctttataattttgaaatttgaatcgataatattttatttgtagtGTCTTCagttgaataaaattttttgatgGAAAAAAAAAGTCAACCGATCCTGCCAGGATTCGAACCTGGAATCTTCTGATCCGTAGTCAGACGCGTTATCCGTTGCGCCACAGGACCCAAGTTGCTAACAATGTCTATTATTTGTAAGATAAACATCACctatgaaaattatgaaaacattTTCTTATGCGTATTCTTACTTtaactttaattataatataacaaaggaaattcaattaatttccaatttaaaatagattatataaaaaaactTAGGCTAACGAAATTATTTGTAATGCTGTTATCTTTGTTTTTAATACCTTATGTTTTTAATGCTTAAATAAACAATTCAGTATGTAATAAGAACTCAAAATTGTAAAAGGATAGtgataataaaagtaataataaatatacaaatgcaTATTTTATTCCTTAACCTCAAAATTAAATCGAAATACATTTTGTACATTGTCAATATTGATACATTTTTCACTAAAGTTCAAAGGATGTGTCACAGCCTGTTTTTCTTTCGTAGATGCAGAAGCAGCCTTCCTTACAAATACACATTTCCTATTCTCACTGGGCGGAGATATAAACTTAATAGAAGATGCTGTTTTGCCAAACTTTTGCTCGTCCAAAGCCATTTTTTCTCTGTAATTCCCTAAAGTGTTACGCATTATTTGCCTCTTTCTTATCAGAGGTGCAGTATtactttttagaatatttatatttttatttaagtcATGTGCCTGCCTCTCAGGAAGCTTTCCAGTGCCCAAACACATTTCTAATTGTTGAATACACCAGCATAATTCTACTTCAAATTGATCTTCAGCTTCCTGGCTCAAACCACTATTAGTTTCTGCACCAACGCTAGCTGAATCTGCTAGTTTTGGTTctgcattttttttatttgctgTCGGCTTCTTAGCATTCTGAAATTAGCGTTTATTGTAAAGTAgtgattattgttattgttagtCATGATTTAGTCTAGGTtagaattaataaaacatatattttcttttgaaatgtATAGTAATGGAAAACGAAGATCAAATTGATATACCGTTCTAGGTTTTGGAGgcattttttattattgaaaatggAGTAGTTCAGTATCTTGTTTCAATTACTGAAGTATTTTTGGTTATGTAGTTTCTGGTAGAGTTCCTGTGTTGACGTCGCTAGCCATCGTTCCTCTAAGTTTTAGTAAATTATCACTAGATGGTAAAGCATTTGTATCATGGcgcgaaatttaatttttatataaagagtatgtattatttttaaaaacggTAATTCAGttatgaatttcaataaatttcttgCATATAGTGGTACTTGATATATaacgaaaaattcttttttatttgattgAGAGGCAGTTAGTTAAATAGAATGATACGAAAAACAAGATTTAAACATAAATACTGTAGACTTTTGTCATCGCTTTAAATAGATGCAAATGAGTATTCACTCGTTGTGAGATTTATATTACACAGTTTAAGAAATAGATTTAGAAAATTGCTTTCAAATGACACTTGAGTCGATCACCTGTTAAAATATTCagttttttttcccttttttagaaatttcatagtggatttgaaataaattatacatagataactaatttttaagaaatctgGTAAATAAGCTTAACACAACTAAATAATAGTTAAAGTTCAACAAAACCTAAAAAAATCTtgctataattaaaatttatgttaatattttgtatcattTCCATCGAGTTTGTAGGTATTTTGATCTTTAATATGAGAGTTAATTTAAGTTAAAAGAGATTAAAGGTGATATTCTTATGTAAACGAATTACGACTGTATCCTActattatcaaaatattattactgaaaatacatTGACttatacaaacgaaacaaacatgACACGTATATTGGACTAAGGTGCTAACTATTTTGGAGCTTATAATGACTAATATAATAGTAATTACGCAATAAATAATATCACATTCTTAAGATTCAAACGGAACCGTTAAACGAGTCGCTTATTTCAATATGATAACGAAGTCTATGGTATCAATATTGACAATATTCTGTTGCCGCTCATCTTATTTACGTCTCTTCTATGATCATTAACATATAAAGATATACAATGTGTCTCTAGGATAGGCTTgcttaatttaaattttcgcgccaaattttaacaaattttatttatcgatagTAACGTGTTATTTGACGATCTAAGTagacttatttatttattatgtatcatTGCaggataaaatataaatatctattattaatatggatagtattaatattactatatatatatatatatgtatgatatatagaataatatgaacatctattgttataaataaaaatgtgtaataaaatttgttaaaagttGTATTAAGAACATTGTCGTTATACGtatttatgttaattttaaCTTATCAAAGTCAcgatttgaatattattagaattataaacAACAGTATTTATGATAAAAGAGATTATGAAGTGACATTACCAGTAGAAATTTCTAGAAGTTATttgcgatattttattatttcgtccCGCAATGTGCAACTTTCAAAATTTTTTACATCTCTCTATAatatctctttcttcctttataataaactttaaattttcattgcaacACACCAATGACTTCTTATCCCGAGTTTGTACGATTTAGAAAAGAGAGACGAagctttattatatatatatatatatatatacatatatcgaccTGTAATATCGACATGCTTTTCAACCATCGAGATATAAAAATAGAGTATGCGGGCCATGTGTAATTGAATGCGATATAGGAATagaaagagaacgctgcataaaGGTTTCCTTTATTTTCGTCGTTGTTCTCGTCTTGTGTATTGTACGTTGACGCTGTTCGTTGATCGGTATTACACTTAAATACCTACTGTATGACCGTGCGTAGGTTATTAGACAAAGACATAAGAGGTCCTTATTCAGCATTCTCTTTCTATTGCTAGATCTCTTTTTCAGCTCTCTCGCAGTCACGCACTCTATCTTTAATCCCTATGTTTTCAAATATCCGCCATGAATCATGGATATAGCAAATCTGACAAGCACTTTGTGATACGTATATTATTCAAAAACAATTTATGACCACGATCCAATAATTCCTTCTTGTTTATACTTCTTGGATTTATTAATCATTTCTAAGTACGCAACACTATGTATTCTTGGTTTATACAACGGAATAGGTAAGTGCACATGTTGTTGAGTTATTGGAAGAGTGATACAAAAAGATTGGCACAATCATTAGGAAAACAGTTtgaaatagaatataattaatcacTCTGTTATTTAGcaagaaaactttgttttttttttacaatatgaTTAATAGTATTGTTTACTGCTAGAACAAGGACTAAAGTCTGATCTTAAACTGCGATGCTGTCCTTGTTAAATACTATAATGTTATTGGATAATTATTCTATTCTAGtaaacgatatttattatttttaaatagttcACTTTTAGAGTTAATTTCTGCGAATATCTTGGAAGTTGCGATTTTTTGAACGTATTACTCTTTTACCAAATcaatcatattatatttatcaaataaaacttACAACGTTACTCTCAACACATGTTCATGCATTTTTAAAAGACAAAattaagtttattattttcttcggtAGATACTAAATCTTTTTGAAGAATCAGTGATACcataaaaagagaaatgaaacaaaataaaaaactaGATGCTTTCTAACGACAAAAAAGtcgaaggaagaaggaaaacggaaatgattgtaatttgtaatatcaTAAGTAACGTTCACCGATTCTCTACAGATTAATTGTTTTTTATACAATAACGAAAATCGTCTATTTCTAATTAAGCGAGATTTATCTTGGGTCGATATCGTAGAACGCTTAGAAGTTTCTGTAGGTAAATTATCGACCATCGGGAAATACGATGAAAACGTGATTTCTTGTAGAAACTCTAGTTAAAGGATCAGTCTTTTTGAAGTTCGAAACATTTGGACTAAGCTTCTCAATTATTGAGGCAAAAGTTATACTGTAAACCACGTGGAATTCGTGATTTCTTCCGAATCGATCGGATTAACGAGTTCGTCCCGTTACAATAGCAGCACCAACTTTTTGACGTTAAAATTAACACAGTGACACTGTGCCTCGTTAGCTCGACGAttagtttgaattttttaatcattttcgcAAACCtagtttttcttttaaataaaggTGAGTCGCGTATGTGTTTTTAGTTGGATAGTTCTTTTAAAACGCAAGCAGAAATGGATGAAATAAACTAATGATTTTTAGAACTACAATGCACAATGATACAAGTTTGCACAGATAAGCTAACTGAGATGCTttataaactttttaaaatgagcgatttttgttaaattttattcaaattttctacgttatatagtaccgttttttattctttttaatactCAATAAGGAAAACTATTTGTTGGCTTTGCAACGTAGAATTGTACAGTATTTTTAAAGCATTCTTCTTTTATTAGAGATTTACAAACTCAAATACTCGAAGTGCGAAAAAAAGAAGTGAAATTTTATCGTTTGTAAATTAAGTTAGACGCAATTCGAAGTTAGCTAGATTTTATCGCTCGGATCTAACGTAGATTAGGACGAAATTAAATTTACCTCGACCTAGGTCATATCACCATATAGATCGTTATACCAGATCAGATTGATCTTAATTCCCGAACGTGAAAACTAAGATCCGAAGTCTGCTTTATTTACACCAAGCCAGGGTTAGGTTCCAATTACTTGACTATTCATGAAATAAACGAGAAGATACAAAAGAGGCCAACCCCGACGTAATGCTTATGGCAGTTACGGGGTTGGACCTCGTGTAGCTATTCAATATCAGGAGAAGGAGAGGTTTTCAGTGGGTAGAGGCGCTACCATTTTGCCGAGTTCCACGTAATCCAGCGGCCGCACGGGTTGCTGGGTATGCGTAAgtgcattttcccctcctcgcgcagaaaaaaagaaaaagaagagaaaataagatAGAAGGTTCCAATTACTTGCACTTACACAGTCTCATTTTCCCTTTCAGCATCAGCTTAGCGagctaaaatatttttgtagctTATCGTCATACGCTCTCGTCATCCCATAAAATTCATTCATACGTCTAACCTGCAATCACCTACTCAAAGTTCAATCTCGCAATTCTCAGTCACTTTGTAATAATCGTATTGATAATTAAGCGGGGATAGTTAATCTATTTCAAGTTTCAAGCACCATCACCATCACGAACTCACCACGAACCACAGATCCAAGACTAATTTCGACCCAAGTTGTCCCACTTTCGTCGTTCATAATTTCAACGTTTTTACCTAAACCGATATCGCATCTTCGAAAACTCAAACAGTGTTTTGCTCGTTGGTTTCGTTCCACAAAGTCATCGAGATCTCTTCTCGTCTAAGCTTTGACCTTCTCATAGGACTATTTTCCGGGACGGTGTACGTGCTTCTTCCGGCGAGTTTCAAGGACTTTAAACCGGGAAACCACTTTAACAAACGCCACCATTTCTTCTCAGATTGGTTCACGTTCGAAAGCTTCACAGTGGCATATCTGGCTGGCCTCGATTTTCTCGAACTTTTGCAACAATCGATGTCCTTGTTTTTAATCTCTTTCGAGTCTTCCAGTCTCCCAATGTCCTCGTTGTCCTTCTTATCCACGTTGATCCGCGTCGACTCCACGTTAAGATGCTCAGCCAATGGCTGAGCGTTCTGCTTTAGGCTGTGATGGCCAGAATTTCCGGAACAGTCGGTGCTGTCGTGGACGATTCCGGTCCCGCCTGTTCCCATGTTTCTAGAGCCGATCGCTCGCTGCTGCGATCGTGGCAGACTCGAGTACGATCGTTGCTCCGTGCGAATCGCCAGGCCGGGGATTCTGCAACTCCTTGACAATGTTTCCTGCGAAAACAAGAACGATGCTTGGTAGTTGAGCAGCTTGTGGCATTTGAACGAGGACTCGGGACAAAAATAGAAATCTACGTTCGAGAACCAGGTTCGCAGATCGCGTTCTTACATTCGTCAGGGTGAAGTATCGAGGAGAGAAGTGGTTGTATTGGCGAAATTTGTTCTAGTGGATTTTCTGTCAGTAGAGCATTGAGTGGGACTCGGTGTCGATAGGAATATACTGCCGGTCGTAAATACCAGGGTACGTAACTTGTATCTGTTTGTaacgaatataaaattgtaaatttttaccttttatacattttacgcgcatttttacattttcaaatttcccgcAAATGCGTAAACATTCGCAGTTCCATCGTAAGAAACGTATGATGCGAACGAAGCAATAGACTCgcgataaaataattagaagataAGAACCGTGGGAAGCGTGCAATTTATACGAAATATCAATAGGTA comes from the Bombus terrestris chromosome 8, iyBomTerr1.2, whole genome shotgun sequence genome and includes:
- the LOC100648056 gene encoding UPF0488 protein CG14286; translated protein: MPPKPRTNAKKPTANKKNAEPKLADSASVGAETNSGLSQEAEDQFEVELCWCIQQLEMCLGTGKLPERQAHDLNKNINILKSNTAPLIRKRQIMRNTLGNYREKMALDEQKFGKTASSIKFISPPSENRKCVFVRKAASASTKEKQAVTHPLNFSEKCINIDNVQNVFRFNFEVKE